In one Pseudomonas fitomaticsae genomic region, the following are encoded:
- the acnA gene encoding aconitate hydratase AcnA: MPSLDSLKSLKTLKVDDKTYHYFSLPDAAKTLGDLDKLPMSLKVLLENLLRWEDEKTVTGADLKAIAAWLKERRSDREIQYRPTRVLMQDFTGVPAVVDLAAMRAAMAKAGGDPQRINPLSPVDLVIDHSVMVDKFASASAFEQNVDIEMQRNGERYAFLRWGQSAFDNFSVVPPGTGICHQVNLEYLGRTVWTKDEDGRTYAFPDTLVGTDSHTTMINGLGVLGWGVGGIEAEAAMLGQPVSMLIPEVIGFKLTGKLKEGITATDLVLTVTQMLRKKGVVGKFVEFYGDGLADLPLADRATIANMAPEYGATCGCFPVDDVTLDYLRLSGRPPEVVKLVEAYTKAQGLWRLPGQEPVFTDSLALDMGSVEASLAGPKRPQDRVSLPNVGQAFSDFLDLQFKPVSKDEGRLESEGGGGVAVGNADLVGETDYEYDGQTYRLKNGAVVIAAITSCTNTSNPSVMMAAGLLAKKAVEKGLTRKPWVKSSLAPGSKVVTDYYKAAGLTRYLDQLGFSLVGYGCTTCIGNSGPLPEPIEKAIQKADLTVASVLSGNRNFEGRVHPLVKTNWLASPPLVVAYALAGSVRTDISSEPLGNDQQGNPVYLRDIWPSSKEIADAVNQVNTAMFHKEYAEVFAGDEQWQAIEVPQAATYVWQADSTYIQHPPFFDDIAGPLPVIADVKGARVLALLGDSVTTDHISPAGNIKADSPAGRYLREQGVEPRDFNSYGSRRGNHEVMMRGTFANIRIRNEMLGGEEGGNTIYIPTGEKLAIYDAAMRYQASGTPLVVIAGQEYGTGSSRDWAAKGTNLLGVKAVIAESFERIHRSNLVGMGVLPLQFKLDQNRKSLNLTGKETLDIQGLSGVELTPRMNLTLVITRENGRQEKIEVLCRIDTLNEVEYFKSGGILHYVLRQLIAS, encoded by the coding sequence TGCTGGAAAACCTGCTGCGCTGGGAAGATGAAAAAACCGTCACCGGCGCCGACCTCAAGGCCATTGCCGCGTGGCTCAAGGAGCGCCGCTCCGACCGGGAAATCCAGTACCGCCCTACCCGCGTGCTGATGCAGGACTTTACCGGCGTACCGGCCGTGGTCGATCTGGCCGCGATGCGCGCCGCCATGGCCAAGGCCGGCGGTGATCCGCAACGAATCAACCCGCTGTCACCGGTAGATCTGGTGATCGACCACTCGGTGATGGTCGACAAGTTCGCCAGCGCCAGCGCCTTCGAACAGAACGTCGACATCGAAATGCAGCGCAACGGCGAACGCTACGCCTTCCTGCGCTGGGGCCAGAGCGCCTTCGACAACTTCAGCGTGGTGCCGCCGGGTACCGGGATCTGCCACCAGGTCAACCTCGAATACCTCGGGCGCACCGTGTGGACCAAGGATGAAGACGGCCGCACCTATGCCTTCCCCGACACGCTGGTCGGCACTGACTCCCACACCACCATGATCAACGGCCTCGGCGTACTTGGCTGGGGCGTCGGCGGGATCGAGGCGGAAGCGGCGATGCTCGGGCAACCGGTGTCGATGCTGATTCCGGAAGTGATCGGTTTCAAACTCACCGGCAAGCTCAAGGAAGGCATCACCGCCACCGACCTGGTGCTGACCGTGACCCAGATGCTGCGCAAGAAAGGCGTGGTCGGCAAATTCGTCGAGTTCTATGGCGACGGTCTCGCCGACCTTCCGCTGGCCGACCGCGCGACCATCGCCAACATGGCCCCGGAATATGGCGCGACCTGCGGCTGCTTCCCGGTGGATGACGTGACCCTCGACTACTTGCGCCTGTCCGGCCGTCCGCCTGAAGTGGTGAAATTGGTCGAGGCGTACACCAAGGCTCAGGGCCTGTGGCGCCTGCCCGGTCAGGAACCGGTGTTCACCGACAGCCTGGCGCTGGACATGGGCAGCGTCGAAGCCAGCCTCGCCGGGCCGAAACGCCCGCAGGACCGGGTCTCGCTGCCGAATGTCGGCCAGGCGTTCAGCGACTTCCTCGACTTGCAGTTCAAACCCGTCAGCAAGGACGAAGGGCGTCTGGAAAGCGAAGGCGGTGGCGGTGTCGCGGTGGGCAACGCCGATCTGGTCGGAGAAACCGATTATGAGTACGACGGGCAAACCTATCGCCTGAAAAACGGCGCGGTGGTGATTGCCGCAATCACCTCCTGCACCAACACCTCCAACCCGAGCGTGATGATGGCTGCCGGCCTGCTGGCGAAAAAAGCCGTGGAGAAAGGTCTGACCCGCAAGCCGTGGGTGAAAAGCTCGCTGGCTCCGGGTTCTAAAGTGGTCACCGATTACTACAAAGCCGCCGGGCTGACGCGATATCTCGATCAGCTCGGTTTTTCGCTGGTCGGCTATGGCTGCACCACTTGCATTGGCAACTCCGGGCCGCTGCCGGAACCGATCGAAAAAGCCATCCAGAAAGCCGATCTGACCGTAGCTTCGGTGCTGTCCGGCAACCGCAACTTTGAAGGTCGGGTGCATCCGCTGGTGAAAACCAACTGGCTGGCCTCGCCACCGCTGGTCGTCGCTTATGCCCTGGCTGGCAGTGTGCGCACCGACATCAGCAGCGAGCCGCTGGGCAACGATCAGCAGGGCAACCCGGTGTACCTGCGTGACATCTGGCCGAGCAGCAAGGAAATCGCCGACGCGGTGAATCAGGTCAACACCGCGATGTTCCACAAGGAGTACGCCGAAGTATTTGCTGGCGACGAACAGTGGCAAGCCATCGAAGTGCCGCAAGCCGCGACGTACGTCTGGCAGGCGGATTCGACCTACATCCAGCACCCGCCGTTCTTCGATGACATTGCCGGGCCTTTGCCGGTGATCGCCGATGTGAAAGGCGCGCGAGTGCTGGCGCTCTTGGGCGATTCGGTGACCACCGACCACATCTCCCCCGCCGGCAACATCAAGGCCGACAGCCCGGCCGGACGTTACCTGCGCGAGCAAGGCGTCGAGCCAAGGGACTTCAACTCCTACGGTTCGCGCCGGGGCAACCACGAAGTGATGATGCGCGGCACCTTCGCCAACATCCGTATCCGCAACGAAATGCTCGGCGGCGAGGAAGGTGGCAATACGATCTACATTCCGACCGGCGAGAAACTGGCGATCTACGACGCAGCCATGCGCTATCAAGCCTCGGGAACGCCGCTGGTGGTGATTGCCGGGCAAGAATACGGCACCGGTTCCAGCCGCGACTGGGCGGCCAAGGGCACCAACCTGCTAGGCGTGAAAGCGGTGATTGCCGAAAGCTTCGAGCGCATCCACCGTTCCAACCTGGTGGGCATGGGCGTACTGCCGTTGCAGTTCAAGCTCGATCAGAACCGCAAAAGCCTGAACCTCACCGGCAAGGAAACCCTGGATATTCAGGGGCTGAGTGGTGTCGAGCTGACGCCACGGATGAACCTGACCCTGGTCATCACCCGTGAAAACGGGCGCCAGGAGAAAATCGAAGTGCTGTGCCGCATCGACACCCTGAATGAGGTGGAGTACTTCAAGTCCGGCGGGATCCTGCATTACGTGTTGCGCCAGTTGATCGCCTCGTAA
- a CDS encoding aminoglycoside phosphotransferase family protein — MADLDLFTPWLERWALAPDGEPIITPGSRLLPVRQGDVPAMLKVAVDDEEKYGNLLMTWWDGDGAARVIAHHEEGLLLERAMGPRSLMHMALNGEDDEATRIMCRALARLHAPRPTPPPPLVELAPWFASLRMAATRYGGQYAECLQTAQTLLAEPQDVVVLHGDMHHDNVLDFGPRGWLAIDPKRVRGERGYDYANLICNPELPTATDPERFRRQIDVICEAAGIERKRLLQWVLAFAGLSAAWFVEDDEQTAAQGQLKVAQLAASALDA, encoded by the coding sequence GTGGCTGATCTCGACCTGTTCACGCCGTGGCTGGAACGCTGGGCGCTGGCGCCGGACGGCGAGCCGATCATCACCCCGGGCAGCCGCCTGTTGCCGGTGCGTCAGGGCGATGTGCCGGCAATGCTGAAAGTCGCGGTGGACGACGAGGAAAAGTACGGCAACCTGCTGATGACCTGGTGGGATGGCGATGGCGCCGCCCGGGTGATCGCTCATCACGAGGAAGGCCTGTTGCTGGAGCGGGCGATGGGCCCGCGTTCGTTGATGCACATGGCGCTCAACGGTGAGGACGACGAAGCCACACGGATCATGTGCCGTGCCTTGGCGCGGCTGCACGCACCGCGACCGACGCCGCCACCGCCGTTGGTGGAACTGGCGCCTTGGTTCGCATCATTAAGAATGGCCGCGACCCGATACGGCGGCCAATACGCCGAATGCCTGCAAACCGCCCAGACCTTGCTCGCCGAACCGCAGGACGTAGTGGTGCTGCACGGCGACATGCATCACGACAACGTCCTCGATTTCGGCCCACGAGGCTGGCTGGCCATTGATCCCAAGCGGGTGCGGGGCGAGCGCGGTTACGACTATGCCAACCTGATCTGCAACCCGGAATTGCCGACGGCCACCGACCCTGAGCGCTTTCGGCGACAAATCGACGTGATCTGCGAAGCGGCGGGAATCGAACGAAAACGCCTGTTGCAATGGGTGCTGGCATTCGCCGGACTGTCTGCCGCATGGTTTGTGGAGGATGACGAGCAAACCGCGGCACAAGGGCAGCTCAAAGTCGCGCAGCTGGCGGCTTCTGCGCTCGATGCCTGA
- a CDS encoding SRPBCC family protein — MKPVPNSFERKIMLRSPRSHVWRALVDAEAFGQWFGVALEGRRFIAGEWTQGQVTYPGYEHVLWNVLVERVEPQQLFSFRWHPYAVNPKIDYSQEPTTLVKFELQDYENGTLLKVSESGFAHIPDVRQKEAYYMDSRGWEEQLSRLEHFLTESDRAREREGG; from the coding sequence ATGAAACCAGTACCCAACAGCTTTGAACGTAAAATCATGCTCAGGTCGCCGCGCTCCCATGTCTGGCGCGCCCTGGTCGATGCCGAGGCGTTCGGCCAGTGGTTCGGCGTTGCGCTGGAGGGCCGGCGGTTTATCGCGGGCGAATGGACGCAGGGGCAGGTGACGTACCCCGGTTATGAACATGTGCTCTGGAACGTGCTGGTGGAGCGGGTCGAGCCCCAGCAGCTGTTCTCCTTTCGCTGGCACCCGTACGCGGTGAACCCGAAAATCGACTACTCCCAGGAACCGACCACCCTGGTCAAATTCGAACTGCAGGACTACGAGAACGGCACGCTGCTGAAGGTTTCCGAGTCAGGTTTCGCGCACATTCCCGACGTGCGTCAGAAAGAGGCTTACTACATGGACAGTCGGGGCTGGGAGGAACAGTTGAGTCGGCTTGAGCACTTCCTCACGGAGAGCGACCGGGCCCGCGAGCGTGAAGGTGGCTGA
- a CDS encoding lysozyme inhibitor LprI family protein — translation MSPRLLLALTPFLFTSVAHAAVDCANASDQATMNQCAGQENKAADKELNTVYQQITARLKGEPSKKLLVSAQRAWIGFRDAECEFSASGVKGGSIYPMIYSSCVTRVTKDRTEALKQYLKCEEGDMSCPVPGA, via the coding sequence ATGTCCCCACGCCTGCTTCTGGCCCTGACACCCTTTCTTTTCACTTCCGTTGCTCACGCGGCCGTGGACTGCGCCAATGCGAGCGATCAGGCGACGATGAATCAGTGCGCCGGGCAAGAGAACAAAGCGGCGGATAAAGAGCTGAACACGGTGTATCAGCAAATTACCGCGCGGCTGAAAGGCGAGCCCAGCAAAAAACTGCTGGTCAGTGCTCAGCGGGCGTGGATTGGGTTTCGCGATGCCGAATGCGAATTTTCGGCATCCGGGGTAAAGGGCGGGAGTATTTACCCGATGATCTACAGCTCATGCGTCACGCGCGTGACCAAAGATCGAACCGAGGCGCTCAAGCAATATTTGAAGTGTGAGGAAGGTGACATGAGCTGCCCGGTACCTGGAGCCTGA
- the peaD gene encoding quinohemoprotein amine dehydrogenase subunit beta: protein MHNIKACGLAALAVLSACTLPVLADENTALQDGHEYMLTTNYPNNLHVIDLATDSLYKTCKMPDAFGPGTVQLSPDRKTAYVLNNHYADVYGVELDSCKQVFHASITQQPGEKARSMFAFTVSHDGKELYTIANPTLMLNDRYEVKQPRLDVYATDAGMDAKPVRSFPAPRQLTIMQSGDDGTLYVAGADVYKVDVKSGKFDVLISSRHWKRPNYSAPDVLYVWNQQTYRHDFSLLYTAAKFKDKKQDPATAEYLYGLFSVDLKTGKTETTDFGPLTEIYFSGMRSPKDPNLMFGVLNRLAKYDIKQKKLIQAATLDHSYYCISFNKDGSKIYLAGTFNDVAIFDAETMKQTGSIKLPGGDMAITTAQIFVR from the coding sequence ATGCACAACATCAAAGCCTGCGGCCTTGCCGCACTCGCGGTTCTGAGCGCCTGTACGCTCCCGGTTCTGGCCGATGAAAACACCGCGCTGCAAGACGGTCACGAGTACATGTTGACCACCAATTATCCGAATAACCTGCACGTCATCGACCTGGCGACCGACAGTTTGTACAAGACCTGCAAGATGCCCGATGCCTTTGGCCCCGGCACTGTGCAGCTTTCGCCGGATCGCAAGACCGCGTACGTGCTGAACAACCATTACGCCGACGTTTACGGTGTCGAGCTGGACAGCTGCAAGCAGGTATTCCACGCCAGCATCACCCAGCAGCCGGGCGAGAAGGCACGGTCGATGTTCGCCTTCACCGTCAGCCATGACGGCAAAGAGCTCTACACCATCGCCAACCCGACGCTGATGCTCAACGACCGCTACGAGGTCAAGCAGCCGCGTCTGGACGTCTACGCCACCGACGCCGGGATGGACGCCAAGCCGGTACGCAGCTTCCCGGCGCCACGGCAGTTGACGATCATGCAGAGCGGCGATGACGGCACGCTGTATGTGGCTGGCGCTGATGTGTACAAGGTCGATGTGAAGAGCGGCAAGTTTGACGTGCTGATCTCCAGCCGCCACTGGAAACGCCCGAATTACAGCGCGCCGGACGTGCTTTACGTATGGAATCAGCAGACTTACCGCCACGATTTCTCGCTGCTGTACACCGCGGCGAAGTTCAAGGACAAGAAGCAGGATCCGGCCACCGCTGAATATCTTTACGGCTTGTTCAGCGTCGATCTGAAAACCGGCAAGACCGAGACCACTGATTTCGGGCCGTTGACCGAGATCTACTTCAGCGGCATGCGCTCGCCGAAGGATCCGAACCTGATGTTCGGTGTGCTCAATCGTTTGGCCAAGTACGACATCAAGCAGAAAAAGCTGATTCAGGCGGCGACACTGGATCATTCCTACTACTGCATTTCGTTCAACAAGGACGGGAGCAAGATCTATCTGGCCGGGACGTTCAACGACGTGGCGATCTTCGATGCCGAGACCATGAAACAGACCGGTAGCATCAAGTTGCCGGGTGGGGATATGGCGATTACTACGGCGCAGATCTTCGTCCGTTGA
- the qhpC gene encoding quinohemoprotein amine dehydrogenase subunit gamma, whose protein sequence is MKHLKAINNKALKLDQAAIDNRIEEVVAMSSVAGCASTTDPGWEIDAFGGVSSLCQPMEADLYGCSDPCWWPAQVPDMMSTYPDWNKDAQASNDNWRNLGTVFPKDK, encoded by the coding sequence ATGAAACATCTCAAGGCAATCAATAACAAAGCGTTGAAGCTGGATCAGGCCGCGATTGATAACCGCATCGAAGAGGTGGTGGCGATGAGCTCCGTCGCGGGCTGCGCCTCGACCACCGACCCAGGCTGGGAAATCGATGCCTTCGGCGGGGTGTCGTCGTTGTGCCAGCCAATGGAAGCTGACCTCTACGGCTGCTCCGATCCTTGCTGGTGGCCGGCCCAGGTGCCGGACATGATGAGCACCTACCCGGACTGGAACAAGGATGCCCAGGCGTCCAACGACAACTGGCGCAACCTCGGCACTGTCTTCCCGAAAGACAAGTGA
- the peaB gene encoding quinohemoprotein amine dehydrogenase maturation protein, translating to MGAILNLVERNLHEVHVDADRMLFHIPSSSLFASDELTGTIIDALRGPGCSSEDLIQRLGARFNGEEINETLRELISLELVSDGSPLTPDIAVKRVERTAINTVVLNVNTGCNLSCTYCYKEDLDKPSAGKKMDVETAIASVEMLLRESPGEERFTVVFFGGEPLSNRKLIEYMVDYCEKRFAEAGKFVEFVMTTNATLLTEETVDYLNAHRFGLSVSIDGPKTVHDRNRITVGGQGTYDVVRRKAEMLLSRYNSRPVGARVTLTTGVTDVETIWDHLFNELGFAEVGFAPVTSGDISSFNLTNAELIEVFASMKRLGRRYLEAALEHRNIGFSNLHQLITDIHEGHKKALPCGAGLKMLAVDHKGELNLCHRFTGSSLPTFGNVHSGVKQVELNDFLSQRLDRTNTGCHDCQIRNLCSGGCYHESYARYGDPAHPTYHYCELMRDWVDFGIEVYTRIMANNPAFISSYITPRKAH from the coding sequence ATGGGCGCTATCTTGAATCTGGTCGAACGTAATCTGCACGAAGTGCATGTCGACGCCGACCGCATGCTGTTCCACATCCCCAGCAGTTCGCTGTTTGCCAGCGATGAACTGACCGGCACCATCATCGACGCGTTGCGCGGCCCCGGCTGCTCCTCGGAAGACCTGATCCAGCGCCTCGGCGCGCGGTTCAACGGCGAGGAAATCAACGAGACGCTACGCGAGCTGATCTCGCTGGAACTGGTCAGCGACGGTTCGCCGCTGACGCCGGACATCGCGGTCAAACGCGTCGAGCGCACTGCGATCAATACCGTGGTGCTCAACGTCAACACCGGCTGCAACCTGAGCTGCACCTACTGCTACAAGGAAGACCTCGACAAGCCGTCCGCCGGCAAGAAGATGGACGTCGAAACCGCCATCGCCTCAGTGGAAATGCTGCTGCGTGAGTCCCCCGGCGAAGAACGTTTTACCGTGGTGTTTTTCGGCGGCGAGCCGCTGAGCAACCGCAAGCTGATCGAGTACATGGTCGATTACTGCGAGAAGCGGTTTGCCGAGGCCGGCAAGTTCGTCGAGTTCGTGATGACCACCAATGCCACGCTGCTCACCGAAGAAACCGTGGACTACCTGAATGCTCACCGCTTCGGCTTGTCAGTGAGCATCGACGGACCGAAAACCGTGCACGACCGCAACCGCATCACAGTGGGCGGGCAGGGCACCTATGACGTGGTGCGGCGCAAGGCCGAAATGCTGCTGTCGCGCTACAACAGCCGTCCGGTCGGCGCACGGGTGACACTGACCACCGGCGTCACCGACGTTGAAACCATCTGGGATCACCTGTTCAACGAGTTGGGGTTTGCCGAAGTCGGATTCGCCCCGGTGACCTCCGGCGACATCAGCAGCTTCAACCTGACCAACGCCGAGTTGATCGAAGTTTTTGCCAGCATGAAACGCCTCGGTCGGCGTTATCTGGAGGCTGCGCTGGAACACCGCAACATCGGGTTCTCCAACCTGCATCAGTTGATCACCGACATCCACGAAGGCCACAAAAAGGCCCTGCCGTGCGGCGCCGGGCTGAAGATGCTGGCGGTCGATCACAAGGGCGAACTGAACCTGTGCCATCGCTTTACCGGCTCGTCGCTGCCGACCTTTGGCAACGTCCACAGCGGCGTTAAACAGGTCGAGTTGAACGACTTCCTGTCCCAGCGCCTGGATCGCACCAACACCGGTTGCCATGACTGTCAGATCCGCAACCTGTGTTCCGGCGGTTGCTACCACGAGAGCTATGCCCGCTACGGCGACCCGGCTCATCCGACCTATCACTACTGCGAACTGATGCGTGACTGGGTCGACTTCGGCATCGAGGTCTACACCCGGATCATGGCCAACAACCCTGCGTTCATCAGCAGCTACATCACTCCGCGCAAGGCTCACTGA
- the peaA gene encoding quinohemoprotein amine dehydrogenase subunit alpha, with product MKRKLRSGMSASLLAVAACVALHSPYSLAARDAQTILKETCQGCHTPEAGDQLSRISHQRKTPEGWLMSIARMQTMHGLQISDDDRRTLVKYLADTQGLAPSETDGVRYALERRLNTVEQFDEKTAQMCGRCHSGARIALQRRPAQEWERLVNFHLGQWPSLEYQAMSRDRDWFDIARKEMVPLLAKRYPLDNPAWQAWIKTAPKAEALVGDWSFSGHLPGKGELAGTMSVTADGSDTFKVAVKGQYADGSPFNGDGSAILYSGYEWRGNVTVDGVTMRQVFAAQGNAMQGRMFEAEHDERGLDFVAAKQGSQRLLAVQPGYVKAGSETEVTLIGSGLSGKPNFGNGVDVVEVVEQNAERIKVKVKTAANAQPGLRAVSVGSLKGPSLSVYSKIASVKVVPEFSVARIGEGGGSTPKVQGRFDAEAWGKGADGKPYRIGVFPAQWKVEAFDERAKEDEDVKFAGTMQADAGVFTPGDAGPNPARKMSTNNAGNLKVIAAVDDAGKSLTGEGHLIVTVQRWNNPPIP from the coding sequence ATGAAGAGAAAACTCCGATCAGGCATGAGCGCCAGCCTGCTGGCCGTGGCCGCTTGCGTGGCCCTGCATTCGCCGTACAGCCTGGCAGCCCGCGATGCCCAGACCATCCTCAAGGAAACCTGCCAGGGCTGTCACACCCCTGAAGCCGGCGACCAGTTGAGCCGCATCAGCCACCAGCGCAAGACCCCTGAAGGCTGGCTGATGAGCATCGCCCGGATGCAGACCATGCACGGTTTGCAGATCAGCGATGACGACCGTCGCACGCTGGTCAAATACCTCGCCGACACCCAGGGCCTGGCGCCCAGCGAAACCGATGGCGTGCGTTACGCGCTGGAACGGCGGTTGAACACCGTCGAGCAGTTCGACGAGAAAACCGCGCAGATGTGCGGCCGCTGCCACTCCGGTGCGCGGATCGCCCTGCAACGGCGTCCGGCTCAGGAATGGGAACGTCTGGTGAATTTCCACCTCGGTCAATGGCCGTCGCTGGAATATCAGGCCATGTCCCGTGATCGTGACTGGTTCGATATCGCCCGCAAGGAAATGGTCCCGCTGCTGGCCAAGCGTTATCCGCTGGATAACCCGGCATGGCAGGCCTGGATCAAAACCGCACCGAAAGCCGAAGCCTTGGTCGGCGACTGGAGCTTCAGCGGTCACCTGCCGGGCAAGGGTGAACTGGCCGGCACCATGAGCGTCACCGCCGATGGCAGTGACACCTTCAAGGTCGCCGTCAAAGGTCAGTACGCCGACGGCAGCCCGTTCAACGGCGATGGCAGCGCGATCCTCTACAGCGGTTACGAATGGCGCGGCAACGTGACAGTCGATGGCGTGACCATGCGTCAGGTGTTCGCCGCACAAGGCAACGCCATGCAAGGCCGGATGTTCGAGGCCGAGCACGATGAGCGCGGCCTGGACTTCGTCGCGGCCAAACAGGGTTCGCAGCGCTTGCTGGCGGTGCAGCCGGGTTATGTGAAGGCCGGCAGCGAAACCGAAGTGACCCTGATCGGCAGCGGTCTGAGCGGCAAACCGAACTTCGGCAACGGCGTGGACGTGGTCGAAGTGGTCGAGCAGAACGCCGAGCGAATCAAAGTCAAAGTCAAAACGGCAGCCAATGCCCAGCCGGGCCTGCGCGCGGTCAGCGTCGGCAGCCTGAAAGGCCCGAGCCTGTCGGTGTACAGCAAGATTGCCTCGGTCAAAGTGGTGCCGGAATTCTCGGTGGCACGGATCGGCGAGGGCGGCGGTTCGACGCCGAAAGTCCAGGGCCGTTTCGACGCCGAAGCCTGGGGCAAGGGTGCCGACGGCAAGCCGTATCGCATCGGCGTGTTCCCGGCGCAATGGAAAGTCGAAGCCTTCGACGAGCGCGCCAAAGAGGACGAAGACGTCAAGTTCGCCGGCACCATGCAGGCTGACGCAGGCGTGTTCACCCCGGGCGATGCCGGGCCGAATCCGGCGCGCAAGATGTCCACCAACAACGCCGGCAACCTCAAGGTGATCGCTGCCGTAGACGACGCGGGGAAATCCCTGACCGGCGAAGGCCACCTGATCGTCACCGTGCAACGCTGGAACAATCCACCCATTCCCTGA
- a CDS encoding aldehyde dehydrogenase family protein: MPLPYLLPATSAFIQRPPRMLIGGDWVEAADGQTMPLHNPATGEVLCVVPRATPEDVDRAVLAARQAFDDSAWSRTRPRERQNLLWKLADLLQRDAELLAQLECLNNGKSAAVAQVMDVQLAIDFLRYMAGWATKIEGSSVDVSLPLMPGDQFHSFIRREAVGVVGAIVAWNFPLLLACWKLGPALATGCTVVLKPADETPLTALKLAELVLEAGYPEGVFNVVTGTGITAGSALTHNPLVDKLTFTGSTAVGKQIGKIAMDSMTRVTLELGGKSPTIVMADADLKNAAAGAASAIFFNQGQVCCAGSRLYVQRKHFDNVVADISDIANAMKLGNGLDPSIDMGPLISARQQERVYNYIEMGRESGATIACGGEQFGPGFFVKPTVIVDVDQRHSLVQEEIFGPVLVAIPFDDEADALRMANDSPYGLGASIWSNDLAAVHRMIPRIKSGSVWVNCHSALDPALPFGGYKMSGVGREMGYAAIEHYTELKSVLIKL; encoded by the coding sequence ATGCCCCTGCCCTATCTGCTCCCTGCCACTTCGGCCTTCATCCAACGCCCGCCACGCATGTTGATCGGCGGCGACTGGGTCGAAGCCGCCGACGGCCAGACCATGCCGCTGCACAACCCGGCCACCGGTGAAGTGCTGTGTGTGGTTCCCCGCGCCACGCCGGAAGATGTCGATCGCGCGGTGCTCGCCGCCCGGCAAGCCTTCGATGATTCGGCCTGGAGCCGCACCCGCCCGCGCGAACGACAGAACCTGTTGTGGAAACTCGCCGACCTGCTGCAGCGCGACGCCGAGCTGCTGGCGCAACTGGAATGCCTGAACAACGGCAAGAGCGCGGCGGTGGCGCAGGTGATGGACGTGCAACTGGCCATCGACTTCCTGCGTTATATGGCTGGCTGGGCGACCAAGATCGAAGGCTCCAGCGTTGACGTCTCATTGCCGCTGATGCCCGGCGATCAGTTTCACAGTTTTATCCGCCGCGAAGCAGTGGGTGTGGTTGGGGCCATTGTCGCCTGGAACTTCCCGTTGCTGCTGGCCTGCTGGAAACTCGGCCCGGCGCTGGCCACCGGTTGCACCGTGGTGCTCAAACCCGCTGACGAAACCCCGCTGACCGCGCTGAAACTGGCGGAGCTGGTGCTGGAGGCGGGTTACCCGGAAGGTGTGTTCAACGTCGTCACCGGCACCGGCATCACCGCAGGCTCCGCCCTGACCCACAACCCGCTGGTCGACAAGCTGACCTTCACCGGCTCCACTGCCGTCGGCAAGCAGATCGGCAAGATCGCCATGGACTCCATGACCCGGGTCACCCTGGAACTGGGTGGTAAATCACCGACCATCGTCATGGCCGACGCCGATCTGAAAAATGCGGCGGCGGGTGCGGCCAGTGCGATTTTCTTCAACCAGGGCCAGGTCTGCTGCGCCGGTTCGCGTCTGTATGTGCAACGCAAACATTTCGACAATGTGGTGGCCGATATCAGCGACATCGCCAATGCGATGAAACTCGGCAACGGCCTCGATCCGAGCATCGATATGGGCCCGCTGATTTCCGCGCGCCAGCAGGAACGGGTCTACAACTACATCGAAATGGGCCGCGAAAGCGGCGCGACCATCGCCTGCGGTGGCGAGCAGTTCGGGCCGGGGTTCTTCGTCAAGCCGACGGTGATTGTCGATGTCGATCAGCGGCATTCGCTGGTGCAGGAAGAGATCTTCGGCCCGGTGCTGGTGGCGATTCCGTTCGATGACGAGGCCGATGCGCTGCGCATGGCCAATGACAGCCCTTATGGTCTGGGCGCGAGCATCTGGTCGAACGATCTGGCGGCGGTGCACCGGATGATCCCGCGGATCAAGTCGGGATCGGTGTGGGTCAACTGTCACAGTGCGCTGGACCCGGCGCTGCCGTTTGGCGGCTATAAAATGTCCGGGGTCGGGCGCGAGATGGGGTATGCGGCGATCGAGCATTACACCGAGCTGAAGTCAGTGTTGATCAAGTTGTAA